CCTGAGGGTGATTGTATTTCTACATCAACTTCTGGAAGGCATGGTGGAAATATGGATTGTAAAAAAATAACGGAAAATAGCTCACTATATTTACCAGTTTATCACGAGGGAGCTTTATTATCTATTGGTGACGTACATTTAGCTATGTCAGATGGAGAAGTTGGAGGAACAGGTCTAGAAATTAATGCAGAAGTAGAAATTATATGTTCAAAAGCCAATGTCGGTATGAACTTACAAAACCCAATTTTAACGAATGAAGAAGGTATGTATTTCATTTCTTCAGGATGCACTATTGAAAAGGCTATTGAAAATGGTATAGAAGATTTGGCTCAGTTTTTTAAATTTAGGACAGGTCTATCTACAAATGATCTCCTTAAACTATTTAGTTTAGTTTGCGAAGTGCAAATTAATCAGGTAGTTAATCCTCAAAAATCAATACGTTTATATATACCTAGATATATATTGCGTCAATTTGACATTGTAATTTAATAAATAGAGAACTAAAAATTTTTTGATAAATATTATATCCAAAACGAATCAACAAAACCACACCACCTATTAATTTAGGAGCGTGGTTGTTTTAATGGTGAAAAAAAGGCGTAATTGTGAAACTAGGGACAAGGGTAGTATGTTCGCAAAAAGTTCGCAAAGTTATGAAATAGTGTGCATATTCATAGACTTTCAAAATGAAAATCATGACTATAAATTCTTGATTTAATAGTGTTTTGAACACTAGTGATTATTCATAAAATAGCGGTATATAAAAGAAGAACAATAATATTTAATATATTATAACCCTCGTAGGCATAGGCTTATGGGGGATTTTTTTATGCTTTGGGATATAGAAAAGGGACAGAAAAGGGTAAAAAAGATGAGGTGAAAGTTATTGAGATTTAGACATAAAAAAAAGAGGCAACCGTCAGTAACAGTTAACCTCAAGTGCATTCCGCAGATATGCACCGCTATTTGTATATGATATTAATCTATTTTTAGATAAAAATCAAGGTTATTGATAAAGTTCTTTAAACTTCTTAATTTAGGTCTTGCTTGAACACCTATAATTTTATCATAAGTCGACTCACGTATCTTTGATCGTAAAAAATCAAGGTTTTGTTCGAATTGGCTTATAATTTTTTGAAGTTCTGTTTCAGAATAAGAAAGACCGGAACAAATTAGAATTAATAAAATGAGATAATCAATTAATTGTGCCGTCGATATCTAGCGTTTTATCTTCAAAGTTTGTATTTAATTTCCTTATTGTAAGTAGTTCGTTGATATGCATGACATTAGCAATTTGAAACTGCATTATAAATTTTATCATTTTATAATTACGTTTTCTCGTTGGTTGTTTTTTATACTTAATTACATAGTCGAAATAATCCAGTAACTCCTTAACTTCTAAAGTGTTATTACGTTTAGCTAGTAACACATCACTATAGGGGTATCTATTTATCCTAGTACACTTATAACTTTGAATTGCCTACTTTTTTAAATTAACAAATTCTATTCTCATAGATTTTGTCCAATTAAGTGTAGACGTCTTATAGTTATTAAATTTGAGAGTGGTAGCAAACTAAAGTTAATCAAGAGTTAAGATGAATTTAATTCATGAACACGGCTATTATTTTTATAATTGAAGAAAATAAAGTTTTACTTCAAGGAGGTAATTAAATATGTTCAAAAAATATGACTCAAAAAATTCAATCGTATTAAAATCTATTCTATCGCTAGGTATCATCTATGGGGGAACAATTGGAATATATCCAAAAGCAGACGCGTCAACACAAAATTCCTCAAGTGTACAAGATAAACAATTTCAAAAAGTTGAAGAAGTACCAAATAATTCGGAAAAAGCTTTGGTTAAAAAACTTTACGATAGATACAGCAAAAATACTATAAACGGAAAATCTAATAAATCTAGGAATTGGGTTTATTCAGAGAGACCTTTAAATGAAAATCAAGTTCGTATACATTTAGAAGGGACTTACACAGTTGCTGGCAGAGTGTATACACCTAAGAGGAACATTACTCTTAATAAAGAAGTTGTCACTTTAAAAGAATTGGATCATATCATAAGATTTGCTCATATTTCTTATGGCTTATATATGGGAGAACATTTGCCTAAGGGTAACATCGTCATAAATACAAAGAATGGCGGTAAATATACATTAGAGTCGCATAAAGAGTTACAAAAAAATAGGGAAAATGTAAAAATTAATACTGATGATATAAAAAATGTAACTTTCGAACTTGTGAAAAGTGTTAATGACATTGAACAAGTTTGAAATTAAGTTAAATTAGTATATACAGTGTTTGATCGCTAATACTTTGAAAGTTAGGTATCTAAAGGTGCCTAGCTTTCTTTGTTATGATCAACACCATCATATAGAAAATTCTTTAATGACGTTTATGCCGAAATCTATAAAAATAATTTCTCTTTTATGGTTAATCAATATGTTTTTACACTCGACAACCTTAAAATCAACTTCTCTCAATTCCATAATAAAGCCTCTATAAAATAACTTAGTTTAAAAACGATGCGTATCTTTCAGATTCAAATCCCATCATTTTCTCCTAATACTTACACTTTAATTACAATTATGTAAGTTGTTTTCAGTGACATCCTATATTATATTTTGGCAGAGGTGATCTTTTGAAAACGATTTTAAAAACAATTATATATATCGCACTTACTATCATTGGCGCTTATGCTACTTTGTTCATTTTAAAAACAATAGATTCTCATGGTGTAACAGATCAGTTTAATCCATTGGTAAAGAAGGAAGATTCTTATGTTAAAACGACAGAGGTATCTACTAGAATGGATGATCAACTCCGAAGTTATAATCAAAGTGCTTTTAATAAAGAAGGGAAAGAAACACAATTAATGTATACTGCTACATTTGATATTAAACCGCATAGATACTTGAAAATAACACATAAAGGTCATCATGTAGAAACTTTTGAAGAAGTTGAAAAGGGACAAGTGCCTAAAAAAGCTTTAGAGAAATTGAGTCGATAATAACGTGCTTATATTACATTGCTCATTTTAAAAATGAGTACGAACGAAAGTAACACATAACGATTAATTTAAAAATATTTGTAATAATTATGAATAAAATTAAAAACAAGGGGTAATACATTCTATATAGCATATAAGCTTTTGTTATGAGTTTCAAAAATAGGAAGAGAGAGTGATATTATGAAATTAAAATCATTAGCAGTATTATCAATGTCAGCGGTGGTGCTTACGGCATGTGGCAATGATACTCCAAAAGATGAAACAAAATCAACAGAGGCAAATACTAATCAAGACACTAATACAACAAAAGACGTTATTGCATTAAAAGATGTTAAGACAAGTCCAGAAGATGCTGTGAAAAAAGCTGAAGAAACATATAAAGGTCAAAAGTTAAAAGGAATTTCATTTGAAAATTCTAATGGCGAATGGGCTTATAAAGTGACACAACAAAAATCAGGTGAAGAATCAGAAGTACTTATTGCTGATAAAAACCAAAAAGTAATTAATAAAAAGACTGAAAAAGAAGATACCGTAAATGAAAATGATAATTTTAAATATAGTGATGCAGTAGATTATAAAAAAGCTATCAAAAAAGGACAAAAAGAATTTGATGGTGATATTAAAGAATGGTCACTTGAAAAAGATGATGGCAAACTTGTTTACAACATCGATTTGAAAAAAGGTAATAAAAAGCAAGAAGTTACTGTCGATGCTAAAAACGGTAAAGTATTAAAGAGTGAACAAGATCATTAAAAAGATTCGTTGCATTAACTCTTGTAAAATGTCTTAATTTATATTAATTAATAAAATACCCTCACAATACTTATGCATAAGTCCTGTTTGACGTAAAAGGATATATGACATACATATTGTGAGGGTTTAATAATATTTATTTATCCATGCGAATATCGACTTCTTCTAAATGCTTCTGATATTCTTTAACTTTACTTTCTAAAAACATTTCATATGGTGCATCAAAAAAGTCAGCTAAATGCATGGCATCTTTAAATTTGGGTTCATGGTGATGATTCTCCCATTCCCAAATTTGATGTGCTTCATATTTAGTACCATATTTTTCGTTTAATTGTTGTGCTAATTCGTCAATTTCTAAATTATGTTTAGTTCGTAAGTTATATAAAATATGCATATTCATTGTCATTTAACCTCATTTCTGTGCTTTACTAATCAAGGATGCTAATAATATGTGTATATTCTATTCCTAAGATAAAAAATAATCAAGCTAAGAAATCGTAATTAAGAAAATGACACAAAATATAATATTTTCTGAGTAACAAATAACAATTAGCTATAGTCACATTGAATAATTTCAAAATTAAATCAATGACTGGAAAAAGATTTGAATAAAAATATTTTAACTTTGTTTTAAAATTTTGAATAAGGGGTACTACTTAGAATAACGCAAAATAAATAGAAAAAGAAGACTGAGAATTATGTTTGGAATGTTAATTGTCGGTGGCTTAATTGGATGGGCTGCTGGTGCTATTATGGGTAAAGATATCCCAGGTGGTATTTTAGGTAATATTATCGCAGGTATTATTGGATCATGGGTAGGTGGCAAACTATTCGGACAATGGGGGCCTGAATTAGGAAACATTTACATCTTACCAGCATTAATTGGTTCAATTATCTTTATCGCAATTGTAACTTTAATTTTAAGAGCTATGCGTAAATAATAAATACTCAACTTATGTTGAATTAATATAAAGATGGCACTTAGTTGTCATCTTTTTTATTTGCATGAAAACGTTCGATATGTATTATAATGTTGGAAAATATAGGCAAGATAGGATTAAAACACAATAGATTGATATGAGGAAAGGTAAGAATAAAAAAGTGAGCAATAGACAAATAAAAAAGGATGACGTTGGGTTGCGCCATCCAGGAGTATTATGTTCATGAATATAAAAGACTGTGTAGTCATTTAAGAACTACACCCATATAGTAACACATCACTAGACTAAAGACAACACTATTTTCATTATTATTTATTTTAAAAGCAAATTAATTAAATATTATTAGAAAAATATTGAGAAACATCATTTCCATTTGGTTAAAAGTAATGTTATGGTAAATATGAAATATAGAAGAAGAGGAGTAATAGCATGACGATTTATTTAGTTAGACATGGAGAATCGAAGTCGAATTATGATAATAAACATTCACGATCATATTTTTGTGGTCAATTAGATGTACCGTTAACGAATGCTGGCAAAAAAAGTGCAGATGATTTATGCCAATATTTTAAAGAAAAAAATATAGCACATGTATATGTGTCGGACTTATTGAGAACACGACAAACATTTAAACATATTTTTCCATATGACATTCCTTCTACGACAACACCCTTACTAAGAGAGCGTTCATTAGGGGTATTTGAGGGTAAATATAAAGATGATGTCAGTGTTAATCCGAAATATGAAAAATATTTTAATGATCCTAAGTTTAAAGATTTTCGTCATAGTTTTTCTCAAAAAGCGCCTGAAGGAGAAAGTTACGAAGATGTATACCAACGTGTTTCGCATTTTATGAATCATGTTGTTAGTGAAAATACTGAACAAGATGATATTGTTATTGTTGCACATCAAGTTGTTATTCGTTGTTTGATGGTTTATTTTAACAAAGTTTCAAGGGAAGAAGCTGTGGATTTAAAGGTAGAAAATTGCAAGCCATATATCATTGAATAGAGAAGTTTGAAGGTTCTGAAGCAGTAAAATCTAACGCTGTCTCCAGAACCTTTTTACATTAGGAATTTAATGGAAGTCATCGTTATTAACAGGCTTACCACCAATAGCTAATGTAATGATTGCACTTACGAACAATATAATTGATGTAACAAATGACGCTACTGTAAAAGGTGTAAATTGGGTGAGTGATAATATCAATGATAAAAAGAACCAAGAGATAGCCCCTAGAAATTGTAAAATAGCAGAAGAAATTCTAAAACTCATATTATTGAATATAGCTAAAATAAGTGCGGGCAATGCGACTAATACCATTATAATGATGTTGAGGGTGAATAAATATGGCTGTTCAAAAGTTACTGTGTTTGGACCTGTTGGATGCATGGCTGCTAAAAATAAGCAAACAATCGTTGATAAAATTGATAAAATAATAAAAGTAATTCGAACTTTCATAATGACCATCCTTTGTTTATAGAGTCAATATAAGTATGAAATATGTTAGATATATAGTCAAATGCGTCAACTAATGGGTGATTTTGGAATAGATAGAGTTAAAAAAGCATCAAACAGTAATATACTGCTTGATGCACAAATGATGACTTTAGCTAAATTGATTAGTCATTTTAAAAGATAAAGAATCGTCATGAATTATGGCTAATGTAATGATATGTTACATGCCGTAATGATAATATTCAGTTATTTATCAATGACATCGCTATTGATACCTTTAGATTTTAAGAAATCTTTAATTTTATCTTGTTGCTTTTTATTAACGTCTCCAGCATATTTTGTTGGTACGTCGACCACATTGATTTTGTTTTGAGGTTGATAGTTAAGCTTTTCAATATCTTCATCAACATTGGCGATTGTACTATTTAATGCTTTGAAGTAATTCATAATTAGATCAACGGGTTTCTTATATTCTTTAGGAATATTGTTTTCAGTGACAAATTTCTTGAAATGTAAGTCGTTTTTAACAGCTAAATTAGATAAGTGGCTAAGTGTTTCTGCTTGCTTTTCGGTTACTTTTGTTTGACTGTCAATTTGTTTGTCGAGTTTGTGTTGCATAATATATTTGTTATCAAGTATATCGCTATTTACAGATAAATATTTTTCGACAGCTTTCTTCATTTCTTCCTCGCTAATATCACTGTTTTTCTTGTTTGAACTAAAGATATCTTTTTCTTCTAATTTTTTAGCACTTTTAGGTGCATGTATGCCAGTACTAGAATGATGGTCATCTTTGTCAGATTGATCAGCTGCACAACCTGTAAGAATTAATGTTGATGCTAAAAATGTACTTAGTAATAATCTCTTTTTCATAATGTAATATAACTCCTTGGTTTATCTTTAATTGAAAAAATGTGCATTTATATTTAATAGAGTAACGTTCAATTAGTTTGGAATGTCACGATGACCTTGCAATGACCATAAACGTAAATGATTACGAGCATGAGTTGCTTTGTCGATAAATAATGCGTCATTTTGAATGTTGTTAAGAATATCATTATCTATAAATAATTGCATAATTGGTTGAATCAATTTAGAAATAGGTATCGTACGTAAAAGCATAATGATTTCATTCACATACTTTTCTTTCTCAATATCATTTGCCATATTGATTTGTTTGCGTAGATAACTGGTAAACTCTTTAATTGCTTGATCAGATTTCAAATAGTGATGTCTATCATAATAGATTAATTCTTCAACAGAAGCTGGTACATAATATCCATCATCAGAAATATCAATGCCTGACGCCTCAGACTCGACAACATCAAATAACACAGGATGAAACACGAAGTCATCTTCAACATAATATAGCTCAGTACCAGCTAAAGTATCTAAGCTATATTGTAACTCTTCTTTACTAAAAGTAGAGTCATAAAATCTTTGTAAAAGATATAGTAGATGATTAGTTGATAAAATACCATACAAGTTTACAGAACCAAGTATAATACGAAGAGGTAAAATATCTTTTTTATCTATTAAACCTTTCTTAATCTCAGAAATTAATTTAGTGATTGTATCATTTCTTAAGCTATCAGTTATACCAAAGTCTCCAAAATCGTCATCTTTAAGTAACATATCTAAGTCAACTTCGTCGTCCATAAATGATAACACTAAAGCGTTTTCAAACTCTGCTAAACTATTCTCAATTGTTTGTTCATCAACAAATTGATTTACAGCTTTCTCAAAATCACCATTGCCGACTTGATTCACGAAATTTTCAATATGTTTACGCACATCATTTGGCAAAATAAGACAATCATATTCAAAGTTGTAATAATAGTAAAAATGACTAGTTAAAAAGTTGTCAAAATTTATTGATTTTAGCTTTTCAAATTTAGTTAGTTCATTGTTTAATCGGTAGTTATCATCACTTTCAAGTATGCTAGAAAGAATATCAAACTCAAATAGAGTAGCATTAGAAAACACTTGTTCAATGATGTGATTATTATTGAAAAATGCTGTCATAATTAATTCAACAAGATTTTGTTTGTTTTTATTTGAGAATCCTTTAATACCATATTGCCTGCATATTGTTTTTAGCTCGTCATTAGTTTTTAGCAGTAAAGCATGTTCTAATGTGACATCGTTTAAGCGCGTATGTTGTCTTACACGAAACACTTCATCATTTAAATGCATATGGTCTATTGTATCTAATGTTTCGAATTCACCATAGGTACTATCTAGTACTTCTGAATTGATATTTCTTAAAAATAAATTATTGACAAAGAACTCATCTTCATTAATTTGATAAACAAAACCTAGATGATTTGTTAGCTTTAAAATATTAACATCGCGTTTATTTATAATTGTGACAGGATTACCATTAGATATAAGTGTTTCTATAAATTTTTGTTCTGTCTTATCCATATCATGATAAATTTTATGTATATTTTCAGGGCGTAAAGCATGAATCGTGACTTCAAATCCTTCTTTTTGGGTCGGTAAATTAAAATATTCGCATGCATTTTGTAATTTTCCTGGGTATATAAAATGAACATCAAGCATTTTTGCACACCTCGTTATATATATTTAGTTTATCATACCATGACTTTATGTCGGGATAAAAAAATAACAGCATCTTAACAAATGTAAGATACTGTCAGTGAAATGAATGAAACTTTAGTTTCTGATAATATAGTCAAAGGCATTTAAAGCTGCGTTTGCACCTGCGCCCATTGAAATAATAATTTGTTTGTTCTTCTGATCTGTGACATCACCAGCTGCGAATATACCAGGAACATTCGTATTATTGTTACGATCAATCACAATTTCACCACGTTCGTTTAATTCAACAGCATCGTTTAACCATGATGTGTTTGGAAGTAAACCAATTTGAACAAAGATACCATCTAAGTTAAGTAAATGCTCTTCGCCAGTACTCATGTCTTCGTAACGTATGCCTGTAACATGGTCTTCGCCTACAACTTCAGTAGTTTTAGCATTTGTTTTGATATCAACATTTGATAATGAACGTAAACGATCTTGTAACACGTTGTCAGCTTTCAATTCACCAGCGAATTCGAATAATGTTACGTGATTAACGATACCTGCAAGATCAATTGCTGCTTCAACTCCAGAGTTACCGCCACCGATTACTGCTACGTCTTTATTTTCAAATAGAGGTCCGTCACAGTGCGGGCAGAATGCAACACCTTTATTAATCAATTGTTCTTCACCAGGAATGTTTAGCTTACGCCAACCTGCACCAGTAGCAATAATGACTGTTTTACTTTCTAATACTGCTCCGTTTTCTAACGTAACTTTAATTGCCTCGTCTGTCTTTTCGATATCAGTAGCACGAATGCCTGTCATTGCATCAATATCATATTGGTCAATGTGCGCTGCTAAGTTAGAAGAAAATTCAGAACCAGTAGTTTCTTTAACAGTAATGAAGTTCTCAATGCCGGCAGTATCATTTACTTGCCCACCGATACGATCAGCAACTATACCAGTACGTAAACCTTTACGCGCTGTGTAAATGGCTGCACTACCACTAGCAGGGCCACCACCAACGATTAAAACATCATAAGGTTCTTTATTTTCAAACTCAGATGCATCTGCCGTACTACCTAGTTTAGAAAGAATATCTTGGATTGTCATACGACCATTGCCAAATTCTTCACCATTTAAAAAGACAGCAGGAACTGCCATGATGTTTTCAGATTCTTCACGGAACACTGCACCATCAATCATAGAATGCGTGATGTTTGGATTAATCACACTCATTAAGTTAAGTGCTTGAACGACATCAGGACATTTTTGACAAGTTAAACTAATAAAAGTCTCAAAATGGAATGAACCTTCTAAGTTTTTAATTTGATCAATAATAGATTGTTTTTCTTTAGGTGCACGACCACTTACTTGTAAAATTGCTAAAACAAGTGAGTTAAATTCGTGACCTAATGGAATACCTGCAAATGTTACACCTGTTTCTTCACCAGGACGATTGACTTCAAAACTTGGTGTGCGTTTTAAAGATTTTTCAGAAAGAGATAGTCTAGGTGACATATCAGTAATTTCTGTCAACAAATCTTTAAGTTCTTTGGACTTATCATCTGAACCAAGGCTGGCAACGAATTCAACGTTGCCCTCCATTAGTTCTAATAGTTGTTTAAGTTGTTGTTTTAAATCAGCATTAAG
This is a stretch of genomic DNA from Staphylococcus roterodami. It encodes these proteins:
- the ahpF gene encoding alkyl hydroperoxide reductase subunit F, which codes for MLNADLKQQLKQLLELMEGNVEFVASLGSDDKSKELKDLLTEITDMSPRLSLSEKSLKRTPSFEVNRPGEETGVTFAGIPLGHEFNSLVLAILQVSGRAPKEKQSIIDQIKNLEGSFHFETFISLTCQKCPDVVQALNLMSVINPNITHSMIDGAVFREESENIMAVPAVFLNGEEFGNGRMTIQDILSKLGSTADASEFENKEPYDVLIVGGGPASGSAAIYTARKGLRTGIVADRIGGQVNDTAGIENFITVKETTGSEFSSNLAAHIDQYDIDAMTGIRATDIEKTDEAIKVTLENGAVLESKTVIIATGAGWRKLNIPGEEQLINKGVAFCPHCDGPLFENKDVAVIGGGNSGVEAAIDLAGIVNHVTLFEFAGELKADNVLQDRLRSLSNVDIKTNAKTTEVVGEDHVTGIRYEDMSTGEEHLLNLDGIFVQIGLLPNTSWLNDAVELNERGEIVIDRNNNTNVPGIFAAGDVTDQKNKQIIISMGAGANAALNAFDYIIRN
- a CDS encoding GlsB/YeaQ/YmgE family stress response membrane protein, with translation MFGMLIVGGLIGWAAGAIMGKDIPGGILGNIIAGIIGSWVGGKLFGQWGPELGNIYILPALIGSIIFIAIVTLILRAMRK
- a CDS encoding histidine phosphatase family protein, with protein sequence MTIYLVRHGESKSNYDNKHSRSYFCGQLDVPLTNAGKKSADDLCQYFKEKNIAHVYVSDLLRTRQTFKHIFPYDIPSTTTPLLRERSLGVFEGKYKDDVSVNPKYEKYFNDPKFKDFRHSFSQKAPEGESYEDVYQRVSHFMNHVVSENTEQDDIVIVAHQVVIRCLMVYFNKVSREEAVDLKVENCKPYIIE
- the selX gene encoding staphylococcal enterotoxin-like toxin X encodes the protein MFKKYDSKNSIVLKSILSLGIIYGGTIGIYPKADASTQNSSSVQDKQFQKVEEVPNNSEKALVKKLYDRYSKNTINGKSNKSRNWVYSERPLNENQVRIHLEGTYTVAGRVYTPKRNITLNKEVVTLKELDHIIRFAHISYGLYMGEHLPKGNIVINTKNGGKYTLESHKELQKNRENVKINTDDIKNVTFELVKSVNDIEQV
- a CDS encoding YxeA family protein, with translation MKTILKTIIYIALTIIGAYATLFILKTIDSHGVTDQFNPLVKKEDSYVKTTEVSTRMDDQLRSYNQSAFNKEGKETQLMYTATFDIKPHRYLKITHKGHHVETFEEVEKGQVPKKALEKLSR
- a CDS encoding acetamidase/formamidase family protein encodes the protein MANFLSKERNVFTMDKNNKTNYFIEQNERVTVETYDCYKEQIKNKNAILTKKILQKTNPATGPIFIYGINKGDILKVDVLKIKEKSNGIIYTGHEIGVNKIIRGSEFAFIDEFNDKTIKFKDVNISINKMIGVIGVAPEGDCISTSTSGRHGGNMDCKKITENSSLYLPVYHEGALLSIGDVHLAMSDGEVGGTGLEINAEVEIICSKANVGMNLQNPILTNEEGMYFISSGCTIEKAIENGIEDLAQFFKFRTGLSTNDLLKLFSLVCEVQINQVVNPQKSIRLYIPRYILRQFDIVI
- a CDS encoding PepSY domain-containing protein; its protein translation is MKLKSLAVLSMSAVVLTACGNDTPKDETKSTEANTNQDTNTTKDVIALKDVKTSPEDAVKKAEETYKGQKLKGISFENSNGEWAYKVTQQKSGEESEVLIADKNQKVINKKTEKEDTVNENDNFKYSDAVDYKKAIKKGQKEFDGDIKEWSLEKDDGKLVYNIDLKKGNKKQEVTVDAKNGKVLKSEQDH
- a CDS encoding NDxxF motif lipoprotein, which encodes MKKRLLLSTFLASTLILTGCAADQSDKDDHHSSTGIHAPKSAKKLEEKDIFSSNKKNSDISEEEMKKAVEKYLSVNSDILDNKYIMQHKLDKQIDSQTKVTEKQAETLSHLSNLAVKNDLHFKKFVTENNIPKEYKKPVDLIMNYFKALNSTIANVDEDIEKLNYQPQNKINVVDVPTKYAGDVNKKQQDKIKDFLKSKGINSDVIDK
- a CDS encoding helix-turn-helix domain-containing protein — protein: MNMHILYNLRTKHNLEIDELAQQLNEKYGTKYEAHQIWEWENHHHEPKFKDAMHLADFFDAPYEMFLESKVKEYQKHLEEVDIRMDK